One part of the Sphingobacterium sp. LZ7M1 genome encodes these proteins:
- a CDS encoding discoidin domain-containing protein, which translates to MKKNNKSFIAICIGLLAMVSCKEDIPTYEELNDTREEAKLNVQKATDGRQDLVLFPQVDERKDQFRVNYGGVGLPAEDLRVSFAQDQKALDSVNKIREINGQELLLPFPAGSFNIDKESVVIPKGKTSSEYLTLTYNPKKFDLSKEYMLALTATNDQGYSFFPTGKTILYYAAVVEKVLPKAKWEAKADSEELTGEGESNGKVKFVIDNSINTFWHTQWQGSEPKFPHWVEVDFKEYLYVTQIGLTRRQNNTNGFKTFDILGSTDGTTWKTLAADQVMERTEIEMQKFAVPAQYLKKIKINIKDNFNNQASTHLAEIDVIGY; encoded by the coding sequence ATGAAAAAGAATAATAAATCATTTATTGCAATCTGTATAGGGTTATTGGCCATGGTTTCCTGTAAGGAAGACATCCCAACCTATGAAGAATTGAACGATACCCGAGAAGAAGCGAAATTAAATGTACAGAAGGCTACTGATGGTAGACAAGACCTTGTGCTTTTTCCTCAGGTCGATGAAAGAAAAGACCAGTTTAGGGTTAATTATGGTGGGGTAGGTTTACCAGCTGAAGATCTACGTGTAAGCTTTGCCCAAGACCAAAAAGCCTTGGACAGTGTCAATAAGATCCGTGAAATCAATGGACAGGAGTTGCTATTGCCATTTCCGGCAGGAAGTTTCAATATCGATAAGGAGTCTGTCGTGATCCCTAAGGGGAAGACCAGTTCTGAATATCTGACATTGACCTATAATCCTAAGAAGTTTGATCTGAGCAAGGAATATATGTTAGCACTAACGGCTACGAATGATCAAGGATATTCCTTTTTCCCAACTGGGAAAACCATTCTTTATTATGCAGCGGTAGTGGAGAAGGTTCTTCCAAAAGCAAAATGGGAGGCTAAGGCAGATTCAGAAGAGTTAACAGGTGAGGGAGAATCAAATGGTAAGGTAAAATTTGTGATTGATAACAGCATCAATACATTCTGGCATACACAATGGCAGGGCAGTGAACCTAAGTTCCCACATTGGGTAGAGGTTGATTTCAAGGAATACCTGTATGTTACTCAGATTGGTTTGACCAGGAGGCAGAATAATACCAATGGCTTTAAAACCTTTGATATTTTAGGTAGCACCGATGGAACCACTTGGAAAACCCTAGCTGCTGATCAAGTTATGGAAAGGACAGAAATCGAGATGCAGAAATTTGCGGTTCCAGCTCAATACCTAAAAAAGATCAAGATCAATATTAAGGACAATTTCAACAATCAAGCTTCCACTCATCTTGCTGAAATTGATGTGATTGGGTATTAA
- a CDS encoding RagB/SusD family nutrient uptake outer membrane protein, producing the protein MKINYKNITCMLLLAATTMSMNSCNDKFFDAQPDNLLNIETIFSNRRQTENYWGGLYSPIQDVWDQPYSYFWSAITDEMDVSNWQEFPANSGALSADNVNTMYVNYYNKIRQAQIFIDNVDRCTELLTAENGATLVKEYKAEAKFLRAFYYWSVMKMHGPAVILPLISEEAAGDNYQIPRSSWDESVAFVIAQIDESIKDLPVEHFQAGTTTADGTQLGRINKMVAEAVKSEILLFHASPLYNGNTAMANWRNLDGKQLINPTYDASRWQKAATQAKAAIDLAEANGKALFVKTGANDFETAFLSTRDVFWDGYQKEGIWLRPATNRYQWEIHASPRAISGTAYNGLAVVQELVDDFRMQNGQTIQQSNTYNENTYSSVETRYYAEGTNKMYMDREPRFYSYITFNGSLIPGAPKTGMKWVEFFATGNSGKNGAPRDWPKTGYTARKNVHPSFSVDPSNATNRAAMLIRLSELYLNYAEALNEAQPNHPDVLVYLNKVRTRGGLPALTSGLSQARVRQEIRTERRVELCFEGKRFFDVRRWKVADQDGYRQGGNYEGMDMTKGSAINSPDFHKRVPAVLRAPWEDKNYFMPWHQMEIDRNKQLVQIPGY; encoded by the coding sequence ATGAAAATCAATTATAAAAATATTACGTGCATGTTGTTGCTTGCAGCAACGACGATGTCCATGAACAGTTGCAACGATAAGTTCTTCGATGCACAACCGGACAACCTATTGAATATTGAAACCATTTTTTCCAACCGTAGGCAGACAGAAAACTATTGGGGAGGTTTGTATTCTCCAATCCAAGATGTTTGGGATCAGCCATATAGTTACTTTTGGTCAGCGATCACCGACGAAATGGATGTATCCAATTGGCAGGAATTCCCAGCGAATTCAGGGGCATTATCAGCGGATAATGTAAATACCATGTATGTCAATTATTACAATAAGATCAGACAGGCTCAGATTTTCATTGATAATGTTGATCGCTGTACAGAACTATTGACAGCAGAGAATGGTGCTACATTGGTGAAAGAATACAAAGCAGAGGCGAAATTCTTAAGAGCTTTTTATTACTGGTCGGTCATGAAGATGCATGGTCCAGCGGTAATCCTTCCTTTGATCAGTGAAGAGGCTGCGGGAGATAATTACCAGATTCCTAGAAGTTCTTGGGATGAGTCGGTTGCCTTTGTTATTGCACAGATAGATGAGTCGATCAAAGACCTTCCGGTTGAACATTTCCAAGCGGGAACGACAACAGCTGATGGTACACAATTAGGTCGAATCAATAAAATGGTCGCCGAAGCTGTAAAATCTGAAATTCTATTGTTCCATGCTAGTCCTTTGTACAATGGTAACACGGCTATGGCCAATTGGAGAAACTTAGATGGTAAGCAATTGATCAATCCAACATATGATGCTTCACGCTGGCAAAAAGCTGCTACCCAAGCAAAAGCGGCAATCGATTTAGCCGAAGCAAATGGTAAGGCCTTATTTGTAAAAACGGGTGCCAACGATTTTGAAACAGCCTTTCTTTCCACTAGAGATGTATTCTGGGACGGATACCAAAAAGAAGGTATCTGGTTAAGACCAGCGACCAACCGTTACCAATGGGAAATCCATGCCTCACCTAGAGCGATCTCGGGTACAGCATACAATGGATTGGCAGTTGTTCAAGAGTTGGTGGATGATTTCAGGATGCAAAATGGACAAACGATCCAACAAAGCAATACTTACAATGAAAACACCTATTCAAGTGTAGAGACAAGATACTATGCAGAAGGAACCAACAAAATGTATATGGACCGTGAACCAAGATTCTATTCCTATATCACATTTAATGGATCATTGATTCCGGGAGCTCCAAAAACAGGGATGAAATGGGTAGAGTTTTTCGCAACAGGTAATTCAGGTAAAAATGGTGCCCCTAGGGATTGGCCTAAAACAGGTTATACCGCTAGAAAGAATGTTCACCCCTCATTTTCTGTGGACCCATCGAATGCCACTAACCGTGCAGCCATGTTGATCAGGTTATCGGAGCTATATCTAAACTATGCTGAGGCATTGAATGAAGCACAACCTAACCATCCAGATGTATTGGTTTACTTGAATAAAGTTAGAACAAGAGGTGGACTTCCAGCCTTGACATCAGGTCTATCACAAGCGAGAGTAAGACAAGAGATCCGTACGGAGCGTAGAGTAGAGTTATGTTTTGAAGGAAAGCGCTTTTTTGATGTAAGAAGATGGAAAGTTGCTGACCAAGATGGTTACAGACAAGGTGGAAATTATGAAGGAATGGATATGACCAAAGGTTCGGCTATCAACAGTCCTGATTTCCATAAACGTGTGCCAGCAGTATTGAGAGCACCATGGGAGGACAAAAATTACTTTATGCCTTGGCATCAAATGGAAATTGATCGTAATAAACAATTGGTACAGATTCCAGGCTATTAA
- a CDS encoding TonB-dependent receptor, giving the protein MNMKKGQPIKKPMSNVFKLVPKWGQVSVATLLISSMCPIDVLGATNISELFSAVTMIDRQQTVYTGTVKDANGNLLQGVTISVKGQTKALTSTDANGRFVAEVPSDATLVFKLVGFEFQEVPLTENEKDITVTLNEDLAGIDEVVVVGFGTQKKESNVGSQATIKREELKVPVANLTTAIAGRLAGVVATQRSGGPGSGGANLFVRGVSTFASSPQSPLLIVDGVPDRDINNIDPEDIESFTILKDATATAVYGTRGANGVIIINTRKGKAGKPSISAELQQGITGFTYLPDFVDGPTFMELFNEGLTMRGKQPFYTPERIELHRTGADPDLYPNVDWYDVLFKNNATNNRANVNITGGADIAQYYLSLGYYNETGQFRTEDIDTYNSALKEDRFNFTSNLTVNVTPNTKIDFGINGFLKNYNEPARGRDYIFALATQTSPHVIPVQYSDGSWPFVKGATENPYKALTQSGINNRYDNVVRSNLRLTQQLGFLTEGLSANGLFAFDATVQSVLSRVRNLPSYFAEGRDDEGNLILNLTDAGSPDLNFGLGRSSTRRLYAEASLNYNRAFGDHEVGGLLLFNQTDFSDAASNVGSYQAAIPYRNRNLVGRATYAYNRKYLFESNFSYSGSDNFTPNNRFGLFSSVGLGWVISNEEFFEPLKDHIDHLKLRYSYGSSGNSNTGNRFLYLTRFSQDGGSYNFGIPGSQRGFTGYVESLMRGDVTWETSYRHNIGFEINLFNSELQFIAELFKEDREGILMQGLDIPYVSGFNSGNVPYKNIGETANKGIDLTLEYNKQMTNGFFMARGTMNYNSNRAVKDNLPPWAFPYLNREGHRISQRFGYIDQGLFKTDEEIANSASQAGDVRVGDIRYKDLNGDGIINSNDQTAIGYGSTPLLTYGITLGGGFKGFDMSLFFQGSGLVDLNYASGFAVTPFSQGATYGNMYTNLLDRWDPNNPDKETLYPRLSTNETVTTNYYGSTYWLHRSDFIRLKQAEFGYNFTDRSWLDKIGVSKFRIYLNGTNLFTISNWDFWDPEMGDGRGAAYPITRVYNMGIRLNFK; this is encoded by the coding sequence ATGAACATGAAAAAGGGTCAACCTATTAAAAAACCTATGTCCAATGTTTTTAAGCTTGTCCCAAAATGGGGTCAGGTTTCCGTAGCAACCTTATTGATTTCATCGATGTGTCCAATTGATGTTTTAGGTGCCACAAACATTTCGGAATTATTTTCAGCCGTAACCATGATCGATCGACAGCAGACCGTTTACACAGGAACGGTGAAGGATGCCAATGGTAATCTTTTGCAGGGGGTAACCATCTCCGTAAAGGGACAGACCAAGGCTCTGACTTCTACCGATGCCAATGGTAGGTTCGTTGCTGAAGTACCATCAGATGCTACCCTTGTTTTCAAATTGGTAGGCTTTGAATTCCAGGAAGTGCCGCTGACAGAAAATGAAAAGGACATTACAGTAACTTTAAATGAGGATCTGGCAGGAATCGATGAAGTTGTTGTTGTCGGATTCGGTACGCAAAAGAAAGAAAGTAATGTGGGCTCGCAGGCGACAATCAAGCGAGAAGAGCTCAAGGTTCCAGTTGCTAACTTAACGACAGCTATTGCGGGTCGTTTGGCTGGGGTTGTTGCGACGCAACGCAGTGGAGGTCCTGGTTCTGGTGGTGCAAACCTGTTTGTTCGCGGGGTATCGACTTTCGCAAGTTCACCTCAGTCACCATTATTGATCGTCGACGGAGTACCAGATCGTGATATCAACAATATCGATCCAGAGGACATCGAAAGCTTCACCATCCTGAAGGATGCAACCGCCACTGCCGTTTACGGTACGAGAGGTGCGAATGGGGTTATTATCATCAATACCCGTAAAGGTAAGGCTGGTAAACCTTCCATTTCTGCCGAACTGCAACAGGGTATCACTGGATTTACGTACCTGCCTGATTTCGTAGATGGACCGACCTTTATGGAATTGTTCAATGAAGGTTTGACCATGCGTGGCAAGCAGCCTTTCTATACACCAGAAAGAATAGAATTGCACAGAACTGGTGCCGATCCAGATCTATATCCAAATGTGGACTGGTATGATGTGCTTTTCAAGAACAATGCTACCAATAACAGAGCTAACGTAAATATTACCGGTGGTGCAGATATTGCCCAGTATTATTTGTCGCTAGGCTATTACAACGAAACTGGTCAGTTTAGAACGGAAGATATCGATACCTATAATTCAGCATTGAAAGAAGATCGATTTAATTTCACCAGTAATTTGACCGTCAATGTAACTCCAAATACCAAGATTGACTTTGGTATCAATGGTTTCTTGAAAAACTATAATGAACCGGCAAGGGGTAGGGACTATATTTTCGCTTTGGCCACCCAGACCTCTCCACATGTAATTCCAGTTCAATACTCGGATGGTTCATGGCCATTTGTGAAGGGAGCTACAGAAAACCCTTACAAGGCTTTGACGCAATCGGGTATCAATAACAGATATGATAACGTAGTTCGTTCCAACCTGAGATTGACCCAACAATTAGGCTTCTTGACCGAAGGTTTGAGCGCAAATGGATTATTCGCATTTGATGCTACGGTTCAATCCGTACTTTCCAGGGTTAGAAACCTACCTTCTTATTTTGCAGAAGGCAGAGATGATGAAGGCAACTTGATTTTGAACTTGACGGATGCAGGATCTCCAGACCTAAACTTTGGATTAGGAAGATCATCTACCCGTCGTCTTTATGCAGAAGCATCATTGAACTATAACCGTGCATTTGGAGACCATGAGGTTGGCGGTTTATTGTTGTTCAACCAAACGGATTTCTCAGATGCAGCATCCAATGTTGGTTCGTACCAAGCAGCTATTCCTTACAGAAATAGAAATTTAGTGGGAAGAGCAACTTATGCTTACAACAGAAAATACCTTTTTGAATCCAACTTCTCTTATTCCGGATCTGACAACTTTACGCCAAATAACCGTTTTGGTCTGTTCTCTTCCGTAGGTTTAGGCTGGGTGATCTCGAATGAGGAATTCTTTGAACCATTAAAAGACCATATCGATCACTTGAAATTACGCTATTCCTATGGTTCTTCAGGAAACTCAAATACTGGAAACCGTTTCTTGTACCTAACAAGATTTTCGCAAGATGGTGGTTCCTATAATTTCGGTATTCCAGGATCTCAAAGAGGTTTTACAGGTTATGTAGAATCCTTGATGCGTGGTGATGTAACTTGGGAAACTTCCTACAGACATAATATCGGTTTCGAGATCAACCTGTTCAATAGCGAATTGCAATTCATTGCTGAGTTATTCAAGGAAGATAGAGAAGGTATCTTGATGCAAGGATTGGATATTCCTTATGTATCGGGATTTAATTCTGGAAACGTTCCTTACAAAAATATCGGTGAAACAGCCAATAAGGGTATCGACTTGACCTTGGAGTACAACAAGCAAATGACCAATGGTTTCTTTATGGCAAGAGGTACGATGAACTACAACTCTAACCGTGCTGTGAAAGATAACTTACCACCATGGGCATTCCCATACCTGAACAGAGAAGGTCACCGTATCTCTCAACGTTTCGGATACATTGATCAAGGTTTGTTCAAGACTGATGAGGAAATTGCAAACTCAGCATCTCAAGCTGGTGATGTACGCGTAGGTGATATCAGATACAAGGATTTAAATGGAGATGGTATCATTAACTCCAATGACCAAACTGCCATTGGATATGGCTCAACACCATTGTTGACTTATGGTATTACCTTAGGTGGAGGATTTAAAGGATTTGATATGAGTTTATTCTTCCAGGGTTCAGGTTTGGTGGATCTTAACTATGCAAGTGGTTTCGCAGTGACCCCGTTCTCGCAAGGTGCGACTTACGGAAACATGTACACCAATCTATTGGATCGTTGGGATCCAAATAACCCAGATAAAGAAACTTTATACCCAAGGTTGTCAACCAACGAAACCGTTACGACCAACTACTATGGAAGTACATATTGGTTGCACCGTTCGGATTTCATTCGCTTGAAGCAAGCCGAATTTGGTTACAACTTTACAGACAGATCATGGTTGGATAAAATTGGTGTTTCTAAGTTCCGGATCTATCTGAATGGAACCAATTTGTTCACAATTTCAAACTGGGATTTCTGGGATCCAGAAATGGGAGATGGTAGAGGAGCAGCTTATCCTATCACACGAGTTTACAATATGGGGATAAGACTAAATTTTAAATAA